One Streptosporangium sp. NBC_01495 DNA window includes the following coding sequences:
- a CDS encoding FadR/GntR family transcriptional regulator, translated as MSYSEQSLSERLADDIVEIIRSERLGPGDVLASSRELARRFEVTTPTVREALRRLEATGVVEFRHGSGTYVGPGVDRRLLANPHLPRSTRESVLELVEARLVVEPVIAALAARTRVPEAVEKLEAASVNALYPPRESLRQAAHFHVALAAASGNALLRETVEALFHVRAREQVEIRHRYNDRARDHAEHVEIFEAVRDGDAAAAERLTREHLTAIRDAVVAAEFPEADR; from the coding sequence ATGAGTTACAGCGAGCAGTCGTTGTCCGAGCGTCTGGCGGACGACATCGTCGAGATCATCCGCAGTGAGCGGCTGGGACCGGGCGACGTGCTGGCCTCCTCGCGGGAACTGGCGCGTCGCTTCGAGGTCACCACCCCGACGGTGCGCGAGGCACTGCGCCGGTTGGAGGCCACCGGCGTGGTGGAGTTCCGGCACGGGTCGGGCACCTACGTGGGACCCGGCGTCGACCGGCGGCTGCTGGCCAATCCGCACCTGCCCCGCAGCACCCGGGAGTCGGTGCTCGAACTGGTCGAGGCCCGCCTGGTCGTCGAGCCGGTGATCGCCGCGCTCGCCGCGCGGACCAGGGTCCCCGAGGCCGTCGAGAAACTGGAGGCGGCGTCCGTCAACGCCCTGTACCCGCCGCGGGAGTCGCTCCGCCAGGCCGCGCACTTCCACGTCGCCCTGGCGGCGGCCAGCGGCAACGCGCTGTTGCGGGAAACCGTCGAAGCGCTGTTCCACGTACGGGCGCGCGAGCAGGTCGAGATCCGGCACCGGTACAACGACCGGGCCCGCGACCACGCCGAGCACGTGGAGATCTTCGAAGCCGTACGCGACGGCGACGCGGCGGCGGCCGAACGGCTCACCCGCGAGCACCTCACGGCGATCCGGGACGCGGTCGTGGCCGCCGAGTTTCCCGAGGCGGACCGTTGA